The following DNA comes from Chthoniobacterales bacterium.
ACCTCGCGTCGGCCGGCGATAATATTGTCAGCGCCCGCAATCTCTACGGTGGCACCTACACGCAGTTCAACGACATCCTTCCGGCACTGGGTATCACGGTTAAGTTCGTCGATTCCAACGATCCGCAAAACTTCGCCAAAGCCATCGACGGCAAGACCCGCGCCCTCTTTGTCGAGACAGTTTCCAATCCGGCGCTCGAGGTTGTGGACCTGGAGAAAGTCGCGAAGGTCGCCCATGACCACGGGATTCCGCTCGTCGTGGACTCGACGTTCTCCACGCCCTATTTGACCAAGCCTCTCGATTTCGGGGCCGACATCGTAGTCCACTCGCTGACCAAGTGGTTCGGCGGACACGGCACCGGCATCGGTGGCGTGGTGGTGGATAGCGGACGATTCAACTGGGGCGGGGGAAAACATCCACTCTACGACAAGCCCGACAGCAGCTACCACGGGCTCCGCTGGGGCCATGACTTGCCGGCGCCGCTGGCGCCCTTGGCTTTCATCCTCCGCATGCGCACCGTCCCGCTGCGAAATCTCGGCGCGTGCATCGCGCCGGACAACTCTTGGATGTTCCTGCAAGGCATCGAGACGCTGCCGCTGCGCATGGAAAAGCACTGCGCCAACGCGCTGACGGTGGCCAAGCATCTCAAGGGGCACAAAGACGTGGAATGGGTTCGCTTTCCCGGTCTCCCCGGGGATCCCTACCACGAACTCAACAAGAAATATCTCCATGGCAAAGGCGGTTCTATGGTCGTATTCGGCATCAAAGGCGGGGCCCCCGCCGGCAAGA
Coding sequences within:
- a CDS encoding O-acetylhomoserine aminocarboxypropyltransferase/cysteine synthase, coding for MRFDTLCLHGGQQPEPTTLSRAVPVYRTSSFVFKSTEHAANLFALRELGNIYTRLMNPTTDVLEKRVALLEGAPEMGGLGVASGTSAVFYSIINLASAGDNIVSARNLYGGTYTQFNDILPALGITVKFVDSNDPQNFAKAIDGKTRALFVETVSNPALEVVDLEKVAKVAHDHGIPLVVDSTFSTPYLTKPLDFGADIVVHSLTKWFGGHGTGIGGVVVDSGRFNWGGGKHPLYDKPDSSYHGLRWGHDLPAPLAPLAFILRMRTVPLRNLGACIAPDNSWMFLQGIETLPLRMEKHCANALTVAKHLKGHKDVEWVRFPGLPGDPYHELNKKYLHGKGGSMVVFGIKGGAPAGKKFIESLKLFSHLANVGDAKSLAIHPATTTHSQLNEEQQRAGGITPELIRLSIGLEDPADLIEDIDQALAAAAN